The bacterium genome has a segment encoding these proteins:
- the ruvA gene encoding Holliday junction branch migration protein RuvA, which translates to MIGRLQGTLLEVDADRVLVDTGGVGYEVLVPKSVLSGLPPRNETVVLFIRLIWREDGPSLYGFVDGWERKLFDLLVSVSGVGPKVALSLIGTLGSDTLAQSIALGDAKRLQTVSGVGGKTAQRIVLELGDKLAVAAFERRLETVGVSRAGSEVVIDAIEALIVMGFRRQEAGNAVDEAIKELGKDVAVDAVVKEALKRVRTKG; encoded by the coding sequence ATGATTGGACGACTTCAAGGAACACTACTCGAAGTAGACGCGGACAGAGTATTAGTTGATACCGGTGGAGTTGGGTACGAGGTGTTGGTACCTAAATCCGTTCTTAGTGGTTTACCTCCTCGAAATGAAACAGTGGTTCTCTTCATCCGTCTGATTTGGAGGGAGGATGGCCCTTCTCTTTACGGGTTTGTGGATGGTTGGGAACGAAAACTATTTGATTTGCTAGTGTCTGTTTCAGGGGTTGGCCCAAAAGTTGCACTTAGTCTTATTGGGACATTGGGTTCGGATACTCTGGCTCAATCAATCGCTCTAGGGGATGCCAAACGCTTACAAACGGTTTCAGGCGTTGGCGGTAAGACGGCGCAAAGAATTGTTCTTGAATTAGGCGATAAGCTCGCGGTTGCTGCTTTTGAAAGAAGACTTGAAACGGTGGGCGTTTCTCGTGCCGGTAGTGAAGTTGTTATTGATGCCATTGAAGCTTTAATTGTAATGGGCTTCCGTAGGCAAGAAGCCGGAAACGCCGTAGATGAAGCTATAAAAGAATTAGGCAAAGATGTTGCCGTAGACGCAGTTGTTAAAGAGGCGTTAAAAAGAGTAAGGACAAAAGGATAG
- the ruvB gene encoding Holliday junction branch migration DNA helicase RuvB yields MNYALPNRKMAQQDNCSEEERIVSPQRQEIDNDIELSLRPKRLREFIGQPKIKESLGIFMEAALLRKEALDHVLLYGPPGLGKTTLSFIIANEMEAAIRVTSGPAIERPGDLAAILTNLEAGSVLFIDEIHRLPRAVEEVLYPAMEDFMLDVIIGKGPSARSIRLELPKFTIIGATTRVGLLTSPLRNRFGIVLNFGFYNVEDIDKIVIRSANILGIEIDIEGAAEIARRSRGTPRVANRLLRRVRDYAQVRANGHITLPVAKSALAMLEVDDAGLDAADRNLLQVIVEKFSGGPVGLDTLAAAINEDSGTIEDVYEPFLIQLGLLQRTSRGRVATRLAYEHLGIPEPSNRPGLLF; encoded by the coding sequence ATGAACTACGCGCTACCCAATAGGAAAATGGCACAACAGGATAATTGTTCGGAAGAAGAGAGAATAGTATCGCCGCAGAGGCAGGAGATTGATAATGATATCGAACTTAGTCTCCGGCCTAAGCGTTTGCGTGAATTTATAGGCCAGCCTAAGATAAAAGAGAGCTTAGGGATATTTATGGAGGCGGCTTTGCTTCGAAAAGAAGCCCTCGACCATGTGCTTCTCTATGGCCCACCTGGGTTAGGGAAGACTACTCTTTCATTTATTATCGCAAACGAAATGGAAGCTGCGATTCGTGTTACATCAGGACCTGCTATCGAACGTCCTGGTGATTTGGCGGCAATTCTAACAAACCTGGAAGCGGGTTCAGTCTTATTTATAGATGAAATCCACCGATTGCCGAGAGCTGTTGAAGAAGTTCTCTATCCGGCGATGGAGGATTTCATGCTTGACGTTATCATCGGGAAAGGGCCAAGCGCCCGTTCGATAAGACTTGAATTGCCTAAATTCACTATAATCGGTGCGACGACGCGGGTGGGGTTATTGACCTCTCCGCTTCGAAATCGATTTGGAATTGTCCTTAATTTTGGCTTTTATAATGTTGAAGACATTGATAAGATTGTAATTCGTTCGGCTAATATCCTTGGGATAGAGATCGATATCGAGGGTGCGGCGGAGATTGCCAGACGTTCCCGTGGAACTCCTCGCGTTGCCAACCGGTTACTCAGACGAGTTCGTGATTATGCACAAGTACGCGCCAATGGTCACATTACTCTTCCTGTCGCAAAGTCGGCATTAGCGATGCTTGAAGTCGATGATGCTGGGCTTGATGCTGCTGATCGAAATTTACTTCAAGTTATTGTTGAGAAGTTTAGCGGTGGGCCAGTCGGTTTGGATACTTTGGCGGCCGCTATTAATGAAGATTCGGGAACAATCGAGGACGTTTACGAGCCATTCCTAATTCAGTTAGGTCTGCTTCAAAGGACATCTCGCGGACGTGTGGCTACTCGCCTTGCTTATGAACACTTAGGTATCCCTGAACCGTCGAATAGACCTGGTTTGTTGTTTTAA
- a CDS encoding tetratricopeptide repeat protein, with the protein MICTKCGVRNTHDSKFCRNCGLVIPDHVPPPETVERLEKRLEEAFNLFHEASYDEALIAVGEVLAIERDNVNAISLKAMIYEKQGEVGPAIDAYEQVLVLNPDSVADRIKLEELKRPSAVPKEPELVLIEKKSPLMISLVAGLSVLAIGLITVTLLVLLNPGIIGKSAQTSTQPVTIPQGPAVVSNPSSVPPGTVTTATTPQQAPPALPDTNTPVPPAAIGDDAQAPVAPKTGFSPMPPLIVNPDSMPTPASAVQPILPSGNPAQSDNTNAAANTNDKTSKNSDVKAKFEISVTGGNTPKNRYSNSNSGTPQGLSPDAESQAYARIGREYQMSGNHKQAVAAYLRALPNSPDKAKIYQQIGTCYRYLRDNNNAATYLEKAIAAYQQSGNSPEAQQGIQVCKSQLAIVKSGQ; encoded by the coding sequence ATGATATGTACTAAATGCGGGGTTAGAAACACTCATGACAGTAAGTTTTGTCGGAATTGCGGTCTTGTAATTCCGGATCATGTACCGCCGCCTGAAACTGTCGAGCGTCTTGAAAAAAGGCTTGAGGAAGCATTCAACCTATTCCATGAAGCCAGCTATGACGAAGCTTTAATTGCAGTAGGCGAAGTATTGGCGATTGAACGTGATAACGTAAATGCAATCTCTTTAAAAGCGATGATATATGAAAAACAGGGTGAGGTTGGCCCGGCAATCGATGCCTATGAACAGGTATTGGTCTTAAACCCTGATAGTGTTGCCGACAGGATAAAGCTGGAAGAGTTGAAACGCCCAAGCGCAGTCCCGAAAGAACCAGAATTAGTACTTATCGAAAAGAAATCGCCTTTAATGATTTCATTGGTCGCTGGGCTTTCAGTTTTGGCAATTGGCCTCATAACGGTTACGCTTTTAGTTCTATTGAATCCTGGAATAATAGGTAAATCGGCTCAAACATCTACCCAACCGGTTACGATACCGCAAGGTCCGGCTGTAGTAAGCAATCCCTCTTCAGTACCACCTGGAACGGTAACGACAGCCACAACTCCTCAACAGGCGCCACCGGCACTACCGGACACAAATACTCCCGTTCCTCCGGCAGCAATCGGTGATGATGCACAAGCGCCAGTTGCACCTAAAACTGGGTTTTCACCGATGCCTCCATTAATTGTGAACCCAGATTCAATGCCTACCCCGGCAAGCGCAGTTCAGCCTATCTTGCCGAGTGGAAATCCCGCTCAAAGTGATAACACTAACGCTGCTGCTAATACAAATGATAAGACTTCAAAAAATAGCGATGTTAAGGCAAAGTTTGAGATTAGCGTAACCGGCGGTAATACTCCCAAAAATCGTTACTCTAATTCAAATTCAGGCACACCGCAGGGATTGTCGCCTGATGCTGAATCCCAGGCCTATGCTCGAATAGGCCGTGAATATCAGATGTCCGGTAATCATAAGCAGGCAGTTGCTGCCTATCTGCGTGCGCTGCCAAACAGCCCGGACAAAGCCAAGATCTACCAGCAAATAGGAACTTGCTATCGCTATTTGCGTGATAACAATAATGCGGCGACATATCTTGAGAAGGCAATCGCTGCTTATCAACAAAGTGGAAATTCTCCTGAAGCTCAGCAGGGAATTCAAGTATGTAAAAGTCAGCTCGCAATTGTTAAATCAGGTCAATAA
- a CDS encoding tetratricopeptide repeat protein, translating into MKRLILWIALLFIAPLTFARPVILVVQDYAEIKDDKFLNEPLAEHLAKALGDTGKFDAIEYKPDLPAILNAIQRKRLASAQVNPNLDAAREIAIALNCDYFVLIRAINDSEKLDTSARLFTAVGRKPIWSANKVYQIKVKDETDWIATDSGAARSIAMIIASEPLKSVPVTKATGDDPKATLPEAAIREKSNETEPEALRIGLQILEEGRATEAIGPLREAVDADPMNPNARVALIKAYLQAKQPMTALDECKRARLLIGDNGALQNAYAMALLETGSFEDAESAYKSLILKSPDDSSIHLGLGDLYLARLRTLEAIEEYKLVVKVSPTDSEPYLRLAKAWLMLDDYDQSAQANAQAKDRGISLDARVLRARYREIIPLLETSIKRMGTLMLVIRQEARNENSDISEVNVHISEALKKINSLANYLETIDVPLAYSGSHRRYLLAAQLLAQAATTAHKFKTKDQTEPMDDALVLTSEAMEELKQAHAEFQFETVSVTAGANK; encoded by the coding sequence ATGAAACGGCTTATCTTATGGATCGCACTTCTGTTTATAGCGCCACTGACCTTCGCAAGGCCAGTGATCCTTGTCGTCCAGGATTATGCGGAAATTAAAGATGATAAGTTCTTGAACGAACCGCTTGCAGAGCACTTAGCAAAGGCGCTTGGAGATACCGGTAAGTTCGATGCCATCGAATATAAACCTGACCTGCCGGCAATTCTGAATGCGATTCAGAGAAAGCGATTAGCATCCGCACAGGTAAACCCTAATCTCGATGCTGCACGCGAGATTGCGATTGCGCTCAATTGTGACTATTTTGTACTTATTCGGGCAATAAATGATTCTGAAAAGCTTGATACTAGCGCTCGTCTTTTTACCGCAGTTGGACGCAAACCTATTTGGTCAGCCAATAAGGTTTATCAAATAAAAGTGAAGGATGAAACTGACTGGATTGCTACAGATTCGGGAGCCGCTCGAAGTATAGCGATGATCATTGCATCAGAACCATTAAAGTCAGTCCCTGTCACAAAAGCAACAGGAGATGATCCGAAAGCTACTCTTCCGGAAGCTGCAATACGAGAAAAGTCAAATGAGACGGAACCTGAAGCGCTACGCATCGGTCTACAAATATTGGAAGAGGGAAGAGCAACAGAGGCGATTGGACCTCTTCGCGAGGCGGTAGATGCTGATCCGATGAATCCTAACGCTCGTGTGGCTTTAATAAAAGCCTATCTGCAAGCAAAACAGCCGATGACCGCGCTTGATGAGTGCAAACGAGCACGCCTATTGATAGGTGATAATGGCGCTCTTCAAAATGCCTATGCGATGGCGTTGCTTGAGACAGGGTCATTCGAAGATGCAGAATCGGCATACAAATCTTTGATATTGAAATCGCCTGATGATTCGTCCATTCATTTGGGTCTTGGAGATCTTTATTTAGCCCGGTTGCGAACTTTAGAGGCAATTGAAGAGTATAAATTAGTAGTAAAGGTTTCACCGACAGACTCTGAGCCATATTTGCGTTTGGCAAAAGCTTGGCTAATGTTAGATGATTACGATCAAAGCGCTCAAGCTAATGCTCAAGCCAAGGATCGTGGTATAAGTTTAGATGCAAGAGTATTGCGTGCTCGCTATCGAGAGATTATCCCCCTGCTGGAAACTTCAATTAAACGTATGGGCACATTGATGTTGGTTATCAGGCAAGAAGCTCGTAACGAAAATTCTGATATTAGTGAAGTTAATGTCCATATTTCAGAAGCCTTGAAGAAGATAAACAGTCTAGCCAATTATTTAGAAACTATTGATGTCCCATTGGCTTACTCAGGAAGCCATCGAAGATATCTTTTAGCTGCTCAATTATTGGCTCAAGCGGCAACGACCGCACATAAATTTAAAACGAAAGACCAGACTGAACCGATGGATGATGCACTCGTATTAACGAGTGAAGCCATGGAAGAGTTGAAACAAGCTCATGCTGAATTCCAGTTTGAGACTGTTTCGGTAACTGCAGGCGCTAATAAATAA
- a CDS encoding flagellar brake protein, producing MLNHLILAIPGNPVIGEPASAFTYALNSAVLALGFGVTTVLVAFLVRSSLFAVQRMQMRQVVAMRHWMTDGSQIRLTDHMGTSYSSFIVSTDLKNFIVKAPVEDGVVVPLPVSSRYRALVTGKDGLYEFPTEVTARRGSPNPVLIMLAPRLWQKRQRRLLKRASLADPLAVNISTLPGSEKSSGLILDICVGGARLRAGKLFNAGSIVKLENVDLNGKVLPPIPARVVASEAIGGVFMSHLAFAGEREEDRLAIASYVTKVGKC from the coding sequence ATGTTAAACCACTTGATATTGGCGATACCGGGAAACCCGGTGATAGGCGAACCAGCATCGGCATTCACTTATGCGCTCAATAGCGCGGTGTTGGCGCTGGGTTTTGGCGTGACGACTGTACTTGTAGCTTTTTTAGTTCGATCATCGCTTTTTGCTGTCCAACGCATGCAAATGCGTCAGGTGGTGGCTATGCGGCATTGGATGACGGATGGCTCGCAAATTCGTCTCACTGATCATATGGGAACCAGCTATTCCTCATTTATCGTTTCAACCGATTTAAAAAACTTTATCGTTAAGGCGCCGGTAGAAGATGGGGTGGTTGTGCCGCTTCCTGTCAGCTCAAGATATCGAGCTTTAGTGACGGGTAAAGATGGCCTTTATGAATTCCCAACTGAGGTTACTGCTCGCCGTGGCAGTCCTAATCCTGTTTTGATTATGTTAGCGCCTCGACTATGGCAAAAGAGACAACGTCGGCTTCTCAAACGAGCGTCTCTGGCCGATCCGCTTGCAGTGAATATTTCCACTTTGCCTGGCTCAGAGAAATCAAGTGGTCTTATTTTGGACATCTGTGTTGGCGGAGCGCGTCTTCGAGCCGGCAAGCTATTTAATGCCGGAAGCATTGTTAAGTTGGAAAATGTTGATCTGAACGGTAAAGTTCTTCCCCCAATCCCTGCTAGAGTCGTTGCATCCGAAGCGATCGGAGGTGTCTTCATGTCCCACCTAGCCTTCGCCGGAGAACGAGAAGAAGACCGCCTTGCCATTGCCAGCTACGTAACCAAAGTAGGGAAGTGTTAA
- a CDS encoding SprT-like domain-containing protein, which produces MNDKGTELKDLALTELARFSKQAPCKKGVPTLVWNYRMRTTAGRYFVSTHLIELNPHLLTDEQRVKVTLAHEYAHAVASCRAKGESSHGPTWHTVMAEIGIAAKVRHSFDASALRRPSRWLKEYECPVCLHRWHVRRLYTANCYHPCATNTKHVKLRLVGVKEATADKACNDSIGET; this is translated from the coding sequence GTGAATGACAAGGGAACTGAACTGAAGGATCTAGCGCTCACGGAATTGGCGCGCTTCTCAAAACAAGCGCCATGCAAAAAGGGAGTTCCAACTTTAGTTTGGAATTATCGTATGCGAACCACTGCTGGACGTTATTTTGTATCTACTCATCTTATTGAACTCAACCCACATCTTCTAACGGATGAACAGCGAGTAAAAGTCACTCTTGCCCATGAATATGCCCACGCGGTAGCATCTTGTAGGGCTAAAGGTGAAAGTTCTCACGGCCCCACATGGCATACCGTAATGGCTGAAATAGGCATTGCGGCGAAGGTTCGTCATTCATTCGATGCTTCAGCCTTACGCCGTCCCTCACGTTGGCTCAAAGAATATGAGTGCCCTGTATGTCTGCATAGATGGCATGTGCGACGCCTGTATACCGCTAACTGCTATCACCCTTGCGCAACTAATACCAAACATGTAAAGCTCAGATTAGTAGGCGTGAAAGAGGCTACTGCGGATAAAGCCTGCAATGATTCGATTGGAGAAACTTAG